In Haloterrigena turkmenica DSM 5511, a single genomic region encodes these proteins:
- a CDS encoding adenylate kinase family protein, with amino-acid sequence MRIAVTGTPGTGKTTATELLESRFADDDATPDLDVVHLNRVLEDEGLYTEVDADRESKIADLDALAAWLEGRGDVVIESHLAHRFAADRVAVLRCAPEQLEARLRERGETEAKATENAESEALDVILSESVDEHGLESVYEIDTTDRDPEAVADALEAVATGEREPSAGDVDYVGYLA; translated from the coding sequence GTGAGGATTGCCGTCACCGGGACCCCGGGCACCGGGAAGACCACCGCGACCGAACTGCTCGAGTCGCGGTTCGCGGACGACGACGCGACGCCCGACCTCGACGTCGTCCACCTCAACCGCGTTCTCGAGGACGAGGGCCTCTACACCGAGGTCGACGCCGACCGCGAGAGCAAGATCGCGGACCTCGACGCACTCGCGGCCTGGCTCGAGGGCCGGGGCGACGTCGTGATCGAGTCCCATCTCGCCCACCGCTTCGCGGCCGACCGGGTCGCTGTCCTGCGGTGTGCGCCGGAGCAACTCGAGGCGCGACTCCGCGAGCGCGGCGAGACCGAGGCGAAGGCGACCGAAAATGCCGAGAGCGAGGCGCTGGACGTCATCCTCTCCGAATCGGTCGACGAACACGGCCTCGAGTCGGTCTACGAGATCGATACCACCGATCGCGATCCCGAGGCCGTCGCGGACGCCCTCGAGGCGGTCGCGACGGGCGAGCGAGAGCCGAGCGCCGGCGACGTCGACTACGTGGGGTACCTGGCATGA
- a CDS encoding CDP-alcohol phosphatidyltransferase family protein codes for MTLDKLRPYVSRFLDPFVKGFDRVGLTPDGVSVLAFGMAVLAAAAFMLGGRADPIWYVAAATLVFLNGWLDIIDGALAREQQVASAGGDLLDHVLDRYADIVVIAGLAAGVDDYLLGFLAVTGVVMTSYLGTQAQAVGLDRVYGGLVGRADRLAIIGIVGFVAYPLADLEAGGLTVIGWLLVFLAVVGHLTALQRFAYSWAALD; via the coding sequence ATGACGCTGGACAAACTCAGACCGTACGTCTCCCGATTCTTAGATCCGTTCGTCAAAGGCTTCGACCGCGTCGGGCTGACTCCCGACGGCGTGAGCGTTCTGGCCTTCGGCATGGCCGTCCTCGCGGCGGCCGCGTTCATGCTGGGCGGTCGCGCCGATCCGATCTGGTACGTCGCGGCCGCGACGCTGGTCTTCCTCAACGGCTGGCTGGACATCATCGACGGCGCGCTCGCCCGCGAACAACAGGTCGCCTCCGCGGGCGGCGACCTCCTCGACCACGTCCTCGACCGCTACGCCGACATCGTCGTCATCGCCGGCCTCGCCGCGGGCGTCGACGACTACCTGCTCGGCTTCCTGGCCGTGACGGGGGTCGTGATGACCTCCTACCTCGGCACGCAGGCCCAGGCCGTCGGCCTCGACCGCGTCTACGGCGGTCTCGTCGGCCGCGCGGACCGGCTGGCGATCATCGGAATCGTCGGCTTCGTCGCTTACCCGCTGGCCGACCTCGAGGCGGGCGGGCTCACGGTGATCGGCTGGCTGCTCGTCTTCCTCGCGGTCGTCGGACATCTGACCGCGCTCCAGCGGTTCGCCTACTCCTGGGCGGCGCTGGACTGA
- a CDS encoding multiprotein bridging factor aMBF1: MVQCEMCGAETSSPKTIKVEGAKLDVCSDCTDFGTEVKQTSSSSSSTKYSTGSSSSSSSGGSSGGSASSSSSRSGGSSSQRRSDMFDDMDELATDYDDRVRNAREQKGLSQSDLANELNEKASLIRKIERGDTLPSDRVQSELESFLEIDLSAEGSSGDDSEWSGGSASGSYTLGDVVKRKD; encoded by the coding sequence ATGGTCCAGTGCGAGATGTGTGGCGCCGAGACGTCGTCTCCGAAGACAATCAAGGTCGAGGGCGCGAAGCTCGACGTGTGTTCAGACTGTACCGATTTCGGTACCGAGGTCAAGCAGACCTCCAGCTCGAGCTCCTCGACGAAGTACTCGACCGGCTCGAGTTCGTCGTCCAGCTCTGGGGGTAGTTCGGGTGGCTCTGCATCGAGTTCATCGTCCCGTTCGGGCGGCTCGAGTTCCCAGCGTCGGTCGGACATGTTCGACGACATGGACGAACTCGCGACCGACTACGACGACCGCGTCCGCAACGCCCGCGAGCAGAAGGGGCTCAGCCAGTCGGATCTGGCCAACGAACTCAACGAGAAGGCGAGCCTGATCCGCAAGATCGAACGCGGGGATACGCTTCCCAGCGACCGCGTCCAGTCGGAACTCGAGAGCTTCCTCGAGATCGACCTGAGCGCCGAGGGAAGCTCCGGCGACGATTCGGAGTGGTCGGGCGGGTCGGCCTCGGGCAGTTACACGCTCGGCGATGTCGTCAAGCGAAAGGACTGA